One genomic window of Cellulophaga sp. Hel_I_12 includes the following:
- a CDS encoding 3-oxoacyl-ACP synthase III family protein, producing MKIGITGTGSYIPAVLTKNSAFNHHEFLNEDGTPFAHENEVIIEKFKAITGIEERRYAPDTLNTSDMAFFAAEKAIADARIDKETLDYIIFAHNFGDVNHGESQGDTLPSLATRVKHHLKIKNPKCVAYDILFGCPGWIEGVIQAYAFIKSGMAKKCLVIGAETLSRVVDQYDRDSMIYSDGAGATIIEASDANGEILAHASATYAFEEANFLFFGKSYAQKDTSGTKFIKMHGRKIYEFAVINVPKAMKECLDDSGLAISDVKKIFIHQANEKMDEAIVKRFYKAYGMAMPEGIMPMNIKENGNSSVATIPTLFDMVKKGKLAPHSVTKGDVVIFASVGAGMNINAIIYRY from the coding sequence ATGAAAATCGGAATTACTGGAACAGGCTCATACATCCCCGCTGTTTTGACTAAAAATTCAGCGTTTAATCATCACGAATTTTTAAATGAGGATGGTACTCCCTTTGCCCATGAAAACGAGGTAATCATAGAAAAGTTTAAGGCCATTACAGGTATCGAAGAGCGCCGGTATGCACCTGATACTTTAAATACTTCCGATATGGCTTTTTTTGCGGCCGAAAAGGCGATTGCAGATGCCCGTATCGATAAAGAAACTTTAGACTATATTATTTTTGCTCATAATTTTGGCGATGTGAATCACGGTGAGTCGCAAGGAGATACCTTACCCAGTTTAGCAACACGTGTAAAACATCATTTAAAAATTAAAAATCCTAAATGCGTTGCCTATGATATTCTTTTTGGCTGCCCAGGGTGGATTGAAGGGGTGATACAGGCGTATGCCTTTATCAAAAGTGGTATGGCTAAGAAATGTTTAGTAATTGGCGCTGAAACCCTTTCTCGAGTAGTGGACCAATACGATCGCGATTCTATGATTTATTCTGACGGTGCTGGGGCTACCATTATTGAAGCTTCGGACGCCAATGGTGAAATTTTAGCCCATGCTTCTGCCACCTATGCTTTTGAAGAAGCCAATTTTCTATTCTTTGGAAAATCATACGCTCAAAAAGATACTAGCGGTACAAAGTTTATAAAAATGCACGGTCGTAAAATCTATGAATTTGCGGTCATTAATGTGCCCAAAGCCATGAAAGAGTGTTTAGACGACAGTGGACTTGCCATTAGCGATGTCAAAAAAATATTCATTCATCAAGCCAATGAAAAAATGGATGAAGCCATCGTAAAACGATTTTACAAAGCTTACGGTATGGCGATGCCTGAAGGTATTATGCCTATGAACATAAAAGAAAACGGGAATAGTTCCGTAGCCACGATCCCTACCCTTTTTGACATGGTTAAAAAAGGAAAATTAGCCCCTCATAGCGTCACTAAAGGAGATGTTGTTATCTTTGCAAGTGTTGGTGCAGGAATGAACATCAACGCGATTATTTACAGGTACTAA
- a CDS encoding methyltransferase has product MYENTFPNTRFKHTLTFLQKHIATSESILDLGVENPFTKIMVAHHYKVANTHGEDLDFDFSSVTASNAKVVTAFEIFEHLLAPLNVLREIKADKLVASIPLRLWFSPAYQSKTDAWDRHYHEFEDWQFDWLLEKAGWKIIDRTKFTNPVNKIGFRPLLRKFTPRYYLVYAERIV; this is encoded by the coding sequence ATGTACGAAAATACGTTTCCGAATACGCGTTTTAAGCATACCTTAACCTTTCTTCAAAAGCACATAGCAACTAGCGAGTCTATTTTAGATTTAGGGGTGGAGAATCCCTTTACAAAAATAATGGTTGCTCACCACTACAAGGTGGCCAACACACATGGTGAAGATTTAGATTTTGATTTTTCAAGTGTTACTGCCTCAAACGCCAAGGTGGTCACTGCCTTCGAAATTTTTGAACATTTACTTGCACCACTTAACGTATTGCGAGAAATTAAAGCAGATAAATTAGTGGCTAGTATTCCATTACGCCTGTGGTTTTCCCCCGCCTACCAAAGTAAAACCGATGCTTGGGATCGGCATTATCACGAGTTTGAAGATTGGCAATTCGATTGGCTTTTAGAAAAAGCAGGATGGAAGATTATCGACCGCACAAAATTTACAAACCCTGTCAACAAAATAGGATTTCGCCCTTTACTTCGGAAATTTACGCCACGATACTACTTGGTGTATGCGGAGCGTATCGTATAA